ACTCTCCAACCGAGTACGGAATCGCCCTCATGTTCCCAAGGACTCACACACTCTTCTACATGTACCTGCTGTTCTTCGGAGAGTACAGGAACGCGCCTCTTGGTATCATGAGACATGGAACCGCCGATCTCGAATACGGAGAGTACTTCACTGCTGATCACAAACCAGCCTTCAACAATGAGGAGGGACTGAAAGCTCTTGAGATGATGAAAAGACTCATGCCTTACAGTCCGGATCCTCTCGGATCCGACTACGGCGAAACCATTGAATACTTCAACCAGGGACTCGTCGCCATGGTGCCTCAGTGGACAGGGCCGTATCTGATCTTCAAGAGCACACTCGGTGAGGATAAGGTTGGCATCATTCCCATGCCGGGTCGTTCCGTGAGCGGTCAGTGGGCACTCGGTATCAACAAGTTCATACCTGAAGAAAAGAAGCTCGCAGCGTTCAAGTTCATCGTTTTCGCTACCAGCAAGTGGGCTGACAAGAACAAGTTCCTGAAATTTGCTGTCGCACCGGCCAGGATCTCAACGCTCAGGGATCCAGAAGTGAGAGCAGCCGATCCTAGAGTACCGGCCCTTGAAGTGACGTACATCACGCAGACTCACAGACCAAGGATTCCGGAAGAACCGAGGCTCGAGGACATAACCGTTGAAACTTTCTCCAAGATCCTGTCTGAAGAGCTTCCACTCTCCATGGAAACACTGAACGATCTTGCGAAAAAGTGGGAAGAGATTCTCGGCAAATAAGGAGGTGAAGAGGGGGCGTTGCGCCCCCTTTCCATATGAAGCGAAAAGTCGTTCCCTGGTTGATGGTTCTTCCCGTTCTTGCGCTCTTTCTTGCAATGACGATATATCCATTTGGTTTCATGATTTGGGCTTCCTTCAGAGATTACGATCTGTCTAGAAGTGCCGAAACACACTTCATTGGTCTTTCAAATTACTTCCAGATTTTTAAAGACTCAACCGCTATAGAATCCATGAAATTCACTGCAAAGCTCCTCTCGATAGCAGTCCCTGTAGAGCTTGTCCTTGGTGTTCTCATAGCTTTCCTGATAAGGGGTGTCAGGGGAGAAAGGATCATCAGGTCTTCCCTCCTCATTCCCATGATGATTCCACCTGCCGTTTCTGGTGTTGCCTGGAAGATGCTCTACAACTTTGCTTTTGGCCCGATGAACTGGTTTTTATCGCTCTTTGGTGTGCCGAAGATTTCGTGGTTGGGGGATCCGTTTTACGCACAACTTGGGATTATAGTAATAGATGTCTGGCAATGGACTCCTTTCATCTTCCTCATGATCTACGCAGGGCTTCAATCCATCCCCCAGGATCTCATCGATGCAGCCCGTGTGGATGGTGCTGACTGGGGGAGGGTTTTTCTTCATGTGGAGTTTCCCCTCCTGAGACCTTTGATCCTTGTTGCTCTTGTTCTGAGGATCATTGACTGTTTGAAGACATTTGACATCGTTTTCATGACAACCTGGAGTGGCCCAGGATCTGCAACTCACACCTACAGCTTTTACATCTACAAAGTGGGTGTTTCTTTTGGATGGAACATCGGTTATGCTTCGGCGCTGAGTGTATTGCTTTTGATCGTGGCCATAATCCTTGTAAACGTGGTCTTCAGGCTTGTGAAGATGAGGCAACAGCTGGGATTCGGAGGTGAAGAATAATGAGAAAAATCCTCGCTGTGGTGAGATACATCCTTGTCGCTATCTGCTTGATCTTCTTTCTCTTTCCCGTATACTGGCTCATTATCACGGCCTTTAAACCTTCGAATGAGTGGTTCACCATGCCTCCCAAGTTCGTTCCAACAAGGCCTACCCTCTCCAATTTCTCCGGGGCAAAGGAAACGGAGGTCTTCGGTGGAACGACGGGTTCTATTGAGAACATTTTTCCATACCTTAGAAACAGTATCGTTGTCGGTGTTTCCGTAGCTCTCATAGGAACAGTGATCAGTGCTCTTGCCGCTTATGCTATAGCTCGCTATAAAGTAGGGGGGGCGTTCCTTGCAGAGTGGATCATCTCTATCAGGATGTTACCACCCATCGTGTCCGCCGTTCCGCTGTACGTGATATTCACAAAACTGAGACTCATAAACACCTGGTGGGCACTCATACTTTCCCATCTTGTCATAGTAGTGCCCCTTGGTGTATGGCTTCTCATAAGTTTCTTCAGAGA
The Thermotoga sp. genome window above contains:
- a CDS encoding sugar ABC transporter substrate-binding protein; translation: MKRLFLVAFLVIASLIFSVKISVLCSPDNADALKWLAQEFMKKNPDIQVEIVPLSWEVLYPKLLQDLRSQAGSFDAFTYDVMTTGAVSFGLVDLGEFMMQHPELVPEDYDLDDFIPQVLEESGKWQGKLVGLPFYNNTMLFYYRKDLFEDPKIKQAFKEKYGRELTLPTTWEEVVDIAEFFTKKYNKNSPTEYGIALMFPRTHTLFYMYLLFFGEYRNAPLGIMRHGTADLEYGEYFTADHKPAFNNEEGLKALEMMKRLMPYSPDPLGSDYGETIEYFNQGLVAMVPQWTGPYLIFKSTLGEDKVGIIPMPGRSVSGQWALGINKFIPEEKKLAAFKFIVFATSKWADKNKFLKFAVAPARISTLRDPEVRAADPRVPALEVTYITQTHRPRIPEEPRLEDITVETFSKILSEELPLSMETLNDLAKKWEEILGK
- a CDS encoding carbohydrate ABC transporter permease; this translates as MKRKVVPWLMVLPVLALFLAMTIYPFGFMIWASFRDYDLSRSAETHFIGLSNYFQIFKDSTAIESMKFTAKLLSIAVPVELVLGVLIAFLIRGVRGERIIRSSLLIPMMIPPAVSGVAWKMLYNFAFGPMNWFLSLFGVPKISWLGDPFYAQLGIIVIDVWQWTPFIFLMIYAGLQSIPQDLIDAARVDGADWGRVFLHVEFPLLRPLILVALVLRIIDCLKTFDIVFMTTWSGPGSATHTYSFYIYKVGVSFGWNIGYASALSVLLLIVAIILVNVVFRLVKMRQQLGFGGEE
- a CDS encoding carbohydrate ABC transporter permease, with the translated sequence MRKILAVVRYILVAICLIFFLFPVYWLIITAFKPSNEWFTMPPKFVPTRPTLSNFSGAKETEVFGGTTGSIENIFPYLRNSIVVGVSVALIGTVISALAAYAIARYKVGGAFLAEWIISIRMLPPIVSAVPLYVIFTKLRLINTWWALILSHLVIVVPLGVWLLISFFREIPREIDEAAYVDGATPFQAFFYVVLPLSAPGLAAVAVLSLIQSWGEFLLALVLTNDARAQTLPIFLGRYITGWRVAWGPLSAAGIVTMLPVVVFALIAQRYLIRGLTFGAVKG